Proteins from a genomic interval of Streptomyces sp. NBC_00820:
- the rpoZ gene encoding DNA-directed RNA polymerase subunit omega yields MSSSITAPEGIINPPIDELLEATDSKYSLVIYAAKRARQINAYYSQLGEGLLEYVGPLVDTHVHEKPLSISLREINAGLLTSEAIEGPAQ; encoded by the coding sequence GTGTCCTCTTCCATCACCGCGCCCGAGGGCATCATCAACCCTCCGATCGACGAGCTCCTCGAGGCCACCGACTCGAAGTACAGCCTCGTGATCTACGCGGCCAAGCGTGCCCGTCAGATCAACGCGTACTACTCGCAGCTCGGTGAGGGTCTCCTCGAGTACGTCGGTCCGCTCGTCGACACCCACGTCCACGAGAAGCCGCTTTCGATCTCCCTGCGTGAGATCAACGCCGGTCTGCTGACGTCCGAGGCCATCGAGGGCCCCGCGCAGTAG
- the gmk gene encoding guanylate kinase, producing MSERPRLTVLSGPSGVGKSTVVAHMRKEHPEHWLSVSATTRKPRPGEQHGVHYFFVTDEEMDKLIANGELLEWAEFAGNRYGTPRAAVMERLENGEPVLLEIDLQGARQVRESMPEARLVFLAPPSWDELVRRLTGRGTESPEVIERRLEAARTELAAEPEFDVTLVNTSVEDVARELLALMDVV from the coding sequence ATGAGTGAACGTCCGCGGCTGACCGTGCTCTCCGGCCCCTCCGGGGTCGGCAAGAGCACGGTCGTCGCCCATATGCGCAAGGAACACCCCGAGCACTGGCTCTCGGTGTCGGCGACCACCCGCAAGCCCCGCCCCGGGGAGCAGCACGGAGTCCACTACTTCTTCGTCACCGACGAGGAGATGGACAAGCTGATCGCCAACGGCGAGCTGCTCGAGTGGGCCGAGTTCGCCGGCAACCGTTACGGCACGCCCCGTGCTGCCGTCATGGAGCGGCTGGAGAACGGCGAGCCCGTCCTGCTGGAGATCGACCTCCAGGGCGCCCGACAGGTCCGCGAGTCCATGCCCGAGGCTCGGCTCGTGTTCCTGGCTCCGCCCTCCTGGGACGAGCTGGTGCGCAGGCTGACCGGCCGGGGGACCGAGTCGCCCGAGGTCATCGAGCGCCGTCTGGAGGCGGCCAGGACCGAGCTGGCGGCCGAGCCGGAGTTCGACGTGACCCTTGTCAACACCTCCGTCGAGGACGTGGCCCGCGAGCTGCTAGCCTTGATGGACGTTGTGTGA
- a CDS encoding integration host factor yields MALPPLTPEQRAAALEKAAAARRERAEVKNRLKHSGASLHEVIKQGQENDVIGKMKVSALLESLPGVGKVRAKQIMERLGISESRRVRGLGTNQIASLEREFGSTGS; encoded by the coding sequence GTGGCTCTTCCGCCCCTTACCCCTGAACAGCGCGCAGCCGCGCTCGAAAAGGCCGCCGCGGCTCGCCGGGAGCGGGCCGAGGTCAAGAATCGACTCAAGCACTCCGGCGCCTCCCTGCACGAGGTCATCAAGCAGGGCCAGGAGAACGACGTCATCGGCAAGATGAAGGTCTCCGCACTGCTCGAGTCCCTGCCGGGCGTGGGCAAGGTCCGCGCCAAGCAGATCATGGAGCGACTCGGCATCTCCGAGAGCCGCCGTGTGCGTGGTCTCGGTACCAACCAGATCGCTTCCCTGGAGCGTGAGTTCGGCAGCACCGGCTCCTGA
- the pyrF gene encoding orotidine-5'-phosphate decarboxylase, with the protein MTLLEPFGARLRRAMDERGPLCVGIDPHASLLTEWGLDDDVAGLERFSRTVVEAVADRVAVMKPQSAFFERFGSRGVAVLERVVQEARAAGTLVVMDAKRGDIGSTMAGYAEAFLHKDAPLFSDALTVSPYLGYGSLSPAVALARESGAGLFVLALTSNPEGPEVQHAVRADGRTVGATMLAHLAAENAGEEPLGSFGAVVGATVGDLSSYDLAINGPLLAPGVGAQGATPADLPAVFGAAVRNVVPNVSRGVLRHGPDVGALRGATERFAEEIRTALEGV; encoded by the coding sequence ATGACGCTCCTGGAACCCTTCGGCGCCCGGCTGCGCCGCGCCATGGACGAGCGCGGCCCGCTGTGCGTGGGCATCGACCCGCACGCCTCCCTGCTCACCGAGTGGGGCCTGGACGACGACGTGGCCGGCCTGGAGCGGTTCAGCCGCACGGTGGTCGAGGCGGTGGCCGACCGGGTCGCCGTCATGAAGCCGCAGAGCGCCTTCTTCGAGCGGTTCGGCTCGCGCGGCGTCGCCGTGCTGGAGCGGGTGGTCCAGGAGGCGCGCGCGGCCGGCACCCTGGTCGTGATGGACGCCAAGCGCGGCGACATCGGCTCGACCATGGCCGGCTACGCCGAGGCCTTCCTGCACAAGGACGCCCCGCTGTTCTCCGACGCCCTCACCGTCTCGCCCTACCTCGGCTACGGCTCGCTCAGCCCCGCCGTCGCGCTGGCCCGGGAGAGCGGCGCCGGCTTGTTCGTCCTGGCCCTGACCTCGAACCCGGAGGGCCCGGAGGTCCAGCACGCGGTGCGTGCCGACGGCCGCACCGTGGGCGCGACCATGCTGGCCCACCTGGCCGCCGAGAACGCGGGCGAGGAGCCGCTCGGCTCCTTCGGCGCGGTCGTCGGCGCCACGGTCGGCGACCTGTCGTCGTACGACCTCGCCATCAACGGCCCGCTCCTCGCGCCCGGCGTCGGCGCGCAGGGGGCGACTCCGGCCGACCTGCCCGCGGTCTTCGGGGCGGCGGTGCGCAACGTCGTGCCGAACGTCAGCCGGGGTGTGCTTCGTCACGGTCCCGACGTGGGCGCGCTGCGCGGTGCCACGGAGCGCTTCGCGGAAGAGATCCGGACCGCTCTGGAGGGCGTCTGA
- a CDS encoding quinone-dependent dihydroorotate dehydrogenase has product MYKYFFRLVFQRMDPEQAHHLAFRWIRLAARVPVLRTFAAAVLAPRHKELRTEALGLRMHGPFGLAAGFDKNAVAIDGMSMLGFDHVEIGTVTGEAQPGNPKKRLFRLVADRALINRMGFNNDGSLAVAARLATREPVFKTVVGVNIGKTKAVPEADAVGDYVKSAERLAPYADYLVVNVSSPNTPGLRNLQATEALRPLLSAVREAADRVVAHRRVPLLVKIAPDLADEDVDAVADLAVELGLDGIIATNTTIAREGLGLKSGASLVKETGGLSGAPLKARSLEVLRRLYARVGDRITLVGVGGIETAEDAWQRILAGATLVQGYSAFVYEGPFWSRAIHKGLAARLRTSPYATLADAVGADVRKTA; this is encoded by the coding sequence ATGTACAAGTACTTCTTCCGTCTGGTCTTCCAGCGGATGGACCCGGAGCAGGCCCACCACCTGGCCTTCCGCTGGATCCGCCTCGCCGCCCGCGTCCCCGTGCTGCGCACCTTCGCCGCGGCCGTGCTCGCGCCCCGCCACAAGGAGCTGCGCACGGAGGCCCTCGGGCTGCGCATGCACGGGCCGTTCGGGCTCGCCGCCGGCTTCGACAAGAACGCCGTCGCGATCGACGGCATGTCGATGCTCGGCTTCGACCACGTCGAGATCGGCACGGTCACCGGCGAGGCCCAGCCCGGCAACCCCAAAAAGCGGCTGTTCCGGCTCGTCGCCGACCGCGCGCTGATCAACCGCATGGGCTTCAACAACGACGGCTCCCTCGCCGTCGCGGCCCGCCTCGCCACGCGCGAGCCCGTCTTCAAGACCGTCGTGGGCGTCAACATCGGCAAGACCAAGGCCGTACCCGAGGCGGACGCCGTCGGCGACTACGTGAAGTCCGCCGAGCGCCTGGCGCCCTACGCCGACTACCTCGTCGTCAACGTCTCCTCGCCCAACACGCCCGGCCTGCGGAACCTCCAGGCCACCGAGGCGCTGCGCCCGCTGCTGAGCGCCGTGCGCGAGGCCGCCGACCGCGTGGTCGCCCACCGCCGGGTGCCGCTCCTGGTGAAGATCGCCCCCGACCTCGCCGACGAGGACGTCGACGCCGTCGCCGACCTGGCCGTGGAACTGGGCCTGGACGGCATCATCGCCACGAACACCACCATCGCGCGTGAGGGCCTCGGCCTGAAGTCCGGAGCCTCCCTGGTGAAGGAGACCGGCGGTCTGTCCGGCGCACCGCTCAAGGCACGCTCCCTGGAGGTCCTGCGCCGCCTCTACGCGCGCGTGGGCGACCGGATCACCCTGGTGGGCGTCGGCGGCATCGAGACCGCCGAGGACGCCTGGCAGCGCATCCTCGCCGGTGCCACGCTGGTGCAGGGGTACAGCGCCTTCGTCTACGAGGGCCCCTTCTGGTCCCGCGCGATCCACAAGGGCCTCGCCGCGCGGCTGCGCACCAGCCCGTACGCCACCCTCGCCGACGCCGTCGGTGCCGATGTGAGGAAGACCGCATGA